One region of Pseudomonas glycinae genomic DNA includes:
- a CDS encoding glycosyltransferase, producing the protein MTNDAHDYLHRYQEAVSDGQQVQRILKRLSQAGFRPDVVLAHPGWGESLFVKDVYPDVPLVHFCEYYYRAREADSGFDPEFPCAMDTSSRLRVLNSMHLLNIEQCDAGIAPTQWQRSLFPKIYQSKIRVIHEGIIQFAESEKVESVTLPSGRVIRAGQPIVTYVARNLEPYRGFHSFMRSIPYIQEKCPSAQVIVVGGDDVSYGRMPIGYPNWRSKMVAEVDVYISNVHFVGKLPYQTYRSVLSLSKAHVYLTYPFVLSWSLLEAMASGCVVVGSNAAPVQEVIEDGISGILVDFFDAEEIATAVCRVLKSFAGFESVKDAARLKASEFDVVKGVSGYFEVFKELMG; encoded by the coding sequence ATGACTAATGACGCTCACGACTATTTGCATAGATATCAAGAGGCTGTTTCGGACGGGCAACAAGTTCAACGAATATTGAAGAGACTCAGCCAGGCAGGCTTTCGGCCTGATGTAGTTCTCGCTCATCCTGGTTGGGGTGAATCGCTATTCGTCAAAGATGTTTACCCCGATGTGCCGCTAGTTCATTTCTGTGAATACTATTACCGAGCGCGTGAGGCGGACTCTGGTTTCGATCCTGAGTTTCCCTGTGCGATGGATACGTCCTCAAGGCTTAGAGTCTTGAATTCGATGCATCTCCTGAATATTGAGCAGTGCGATGCCGGGATTGCACCTACACAATGGCAGCGCAGTCTTTTTCCGAAAATATATCAGTCCAAAATTCGCGTAATTCACGAAGGCATTATTCAATTTGCCGAATCAGAAAAGGTCGAGTCTGTAACGCTGCCGAGTGGGCGCGTGATAAGAGCAGGTCAGCCTATTGTGACTTATGTCGCCAGAAACCTCGAACCTTACCGAGGCTTTCATAGTTTTATGAGATCCATTCCCTATATTCAGGAAAAGTGCCCGAGCGCGCAGGTCATTGTAGTGGGTGGGGATGATGTCAGTTATGGGCGGATGCCCATTGGATACCCGAACTGGCGAAGCAAGATGGTCGCGGAGGTGGATGTTTATATTTCCAATGTTCACTTTGTTGGGAAGTTGCCTTATCAAACATACAGGTCGGTTCTGAGTCTTTCAAAGGCTCACGTGTATTTGACATATCCGTTTGTTTTGTCTTGGTCTCTGTTGGAAGCCATGGCATCTGGCTGTGTTGTCGTAGGTTCAAATGCCGCTCCCGTGCAGGAAGTTATCGAAGATGGAATCAGCGGGATACTTGTTGATTTTTTTGACGCTGAAGAAATCGCCACGGCAGTGTGCAGGGTTTTAAAGTCTTTCGCTGGTTTTGAGTCTGTGAAGGATGCGGCGAGGTTGAAGGCAAGCGAATTCGATGTGGTTAAAGGAGTAAGCGGTTACTTTGAAGTATTTAAGGAGTTGATGGGGTGA